A single genomic interval of Crocosphaera sp. UHCC 0190 harbors:
- a CDS encoding RnfABCDGE type electron transport complex subunit D translates to MVFKDDRDYQILFLSSFLLLGILTRDWTLKPELIIVIVLTCLLTQWGLTSVVSFSSADNPRQLGLNSIINPLFMASWRSALITALGLCLLLRANHYTTMILAASLAIGSKFLFRVNNKHFFNPANFGIIAALTLTQDAWVSPGQWGDDWWYILLFLGTGGIILKRVGRGETSTVFLGTYTILEAVRYVWVGWSWDVLAHHLMSGSLLLFALFMLTDPRSIPNHPLSRLGWAIAVALVTFIIQHFWYLSTAVFWSLFLLSPLTILLDYWWTAPKFSWTMNKFNNV, encoded by the coding sequence ATGGTTTTCAAAGATGATCGAGACTATCAAATTTTGTTTCTGAGTTCTTTTCTCTTATTAGGAATTTTAACCCGTGATTGGACGCTGAAACCTGAGCTAATTATAGTTATTGTTCTTACTTGTCTACTAACTCAATGGGGTCTAACTTCTGTAGTTTCTTTCTCATCGGCAGATAATCCCCGGCAGCTTGGGCTTAATTCTATCATTAATCCCTTATTTATGGCTTCTTGGCGTAGTGCTTTAATTACGGCTTTAGGACTCTGTTTATTATTACGGGCTAATCATTACACAACGATGATCCTTGCTGCTAGTTTAGCCATTGGTAGTAAGTTTCTATTTCGAGTAAACAATAAACACTTTTTTAACCCCGCTAATTTTGGTATTATTGCCGCCTTAACCCTGACACAAGATGCTTGGGTATCTCCTGGGCAATGGGGTGATGATTGGTGGTATATACTGTTATTTTTGGGGACAGGGGGCATTATTTTAAAACGAGTAGGACGCGGGGAAACTTCAACAGTATTTTTAGGAACTTATACAATATTGGAAGCTGTCCGTTATGTTTGGGTAGGATGGAGTTGGGATGTTTTAGCACATCATCTAATGAGTGGCAGTCTCCTCTTATTTGCTTTATTCATGTTAACCGATCCTCGTTCAATTCCCAATCACCCTCTAAGTCGCTTGGGTTGGGCGATTGCTGTTGCTTTAGTAACCTTTATCATCCAGCATTTCTGGTATCTATCCACTGCAGTTTTTTGGTCATTATTTCTCTTATCACCCCTGACTATCCTACTAGATTATTGGTGGACTGCTCCCAAATTTTCTTGGACTATGAATAAATTTAACAATGTCTAG